One region of Aeromicrobium sp. Sec7.5 genomic DNA includes:
- a CDS encoding PPA1309 family protein has protein sequence MTTLPPAGDLPGDDGVLELHPDSPLRRAALEIEQHVAEAGWDQPPRLFALVRTAELVAKQPALADQVGDGSDGSFTPIEQDGVPADDFESALTRLTWPDEVHGCAAVIERFMVPPEAEEGLPDDPAEAAAVLAAHPDRQEVRLVAAVLRGGTSHSAVRGRGAPDEDSDSDLLEGPDLVPGLVALLGQTLVGDA, from the coding sequence ATGACCACACTGCCTCCCGCTGGTGATCTCCCTGGCGACGACGGGGTCCTCGAGCTCCACCCCGACTCGCCCCTGCGCCGCGCCGCGCTCGAGATCGAGCAGCACGTCGCCGAGGCGGGCTGGGACCAGCCACCCCGCTTGTTCGCGCTGGTCCGCACCGCCGAGCTCGTGGCGAAGCAGCCGGCGCTGGCCGACCAGGTCGGCGACGGCTCCGACGGTTCCTTCACGCCGATCGAGCAGGACGGCGTGCCCGCCGACGACTTCGAGTCGGCCCTGACCCGGCTGACCTGGCCCGACGAGGTGCACGGCTGCGCCGCGGTGATCGAGCGGTTCATGGTCCCGCCGGAGGCCGAGGAGGGCCTGCCCGACGACCCCGCCGAGGCTGCGGCCGTGCTGGCGGCCCACCCGGACCGCCAGGAGGTCAGGCTCGTCGCGGCGGTGCTCCGCGGCGGGACCTCGCACAGCGCCGTGCGCGGCCGCGGTGCGCCCGACGAGGACTCCGACTCCGACCTGCTCGAGGGCCCTGACCTGGTCCCCGGACTGGTGGCGCTGCTCGGCCAGACCCTCGTTGGGGACGCGTGA
- a CDS encoding YlbL family protein gives MSLTPPQPDHDPWIGFEPSVSRRYVTVVVAAVTTILLTIVAFMLPVPYATLQPGPVFDTLGEFNGEPMLAVEGGVATYPTDGALDFTTVSVTGPDGKVGFSEALLAYFDSDVRVVPKDFLYPEGETAEESDAQSAAQLASSKDNSTVAALRALGYEVPEQVEIGEVAEDGASVDLLESGDVVVAVDGSAVATPQQAVEAVSAVTPGDVVTLSVERDGAPQDVAITTKPAADDPEVPRIGVSLASRFDLPVQIDNNVGDSVGGPSAGTMFALAIYDLLTPGSLTGGRRIAGTGEISPDGVVGPIGGVRQKMAGANADGAEVFLVPADNCAEAEDGDDFGMTLVKITDLDDAIASLETLAEDPDAKVPSCS, from the coding sequence GTGTCCCTGACCCCTCCACAGCCCGATCACGATCCCTGGATCGGCTTCGAACCCTCCGTCAGCCGCCGCTACGTCACGGTCGTGGTGGCCGCCGTCACCACGATCCTGCTGACGATCGTCGCGTTCATGCTGCCGGTGCCGTACGCGACCCTGCAGCCGGGTCCGGTGTTCGACACCCTCGGCGAGTTCAACGGCGAGCCGATGCTCGCCGTCGAGGGCGGTGTGGCGACGTACCCGACCGACGGCGCGCTCGACTTCACGACCGTGTCGGTCACCGGTCCGGACGGCAAGGTCGGGTTCAGCGAGGCCCTGCTGGCCTACTTCGACTCCGACGTCCGGGTCGTGCCGAAGGACTTCCTCTACCCGGAGGGCGAGACCGCCGAGGAGTCCGACGCCCAGTCGGCCGCGCAGCTCGCGTCCTCCAAGGACAACTCGACGGTCGCGGCCCTTCGGGCGCTGGGCTACGAGGTGCCCGAGCAGGTGGAGATCGGCGAGGTCGCGGAGGACGGCGCCTCGGTCGACCTCCTGGAGAGCGGCGACGTGGTCGTCGCGGTCGACGGCTCGGCCGTCGCCACGCCCCAGCAGGCGGTCGAGGCGGTCTCGGCCGTGACGCCGGGTGACGTCGTGACGCTCTCGGTCGAGCGTGACGGTGCGCCGCAGGACGTCGCGATCACGACCAAGCCCGCCGCGGACGACCCCGAGGTCCCGCGGATCGGCGTCAGCCTCGCCTCGCGGTTCGACCTGCCCGTGCAGATCGACAACAACGTGGGCGACTCGGTCGGCGGGCCCAGCGCCGGCACGATGTTCGCCCTCGCGATCTACGACCTGCTGACTCCCGGCAGCCTGACGGGCGGCCGGCGGATCGCCGGCACGGGCGAGATCTCCCCGGACGGCGTGGTCGGCCCGATCGGCGGGGTGCGCCAGAAGATGGCAGGCGCGAACGCCGACGGTGCCGAGGTCTTCCTCGTGCCCGCCGACAACTGCGCCGAGGCCGAGGACGGCGACGACTTCGGCATGACGTTGGTCAAGATCACCGACCTCGACGACGCGATCGCCTCGCTGGAGACGCTCGCCGAGGATCCCGACGCGAAGGTCCCGAGCTGCTCATGA
- a CDS encoding zinc-dependent metalloprotease yields the protein MSDHDADRPDDSGDDTPQNPFAGTPFEALFSQFGMPGQSGAAGPSGFLPNGPSGGAAPDLNALMAQVQRMFQPHDGTVDASVTLEVARHTTAGAGPDPSPTAAEQAAVADAVQLAEMWLDHATELPRGATTAAPWSRAEWIEHTADTWHTLAEPVAEHVVEAMSQAMPDEIKAMAGPLIGMLSQAGSAMFAQQLGRGLGELAGEVLSSTDIGLPLGPTGVAAVLPANLAAFGDGLELRTSDVLLYVVLRECAHHRLFAAAPWLKGALVTAVEEYGRGTRIDLEAIERRAAEFDPSRPQEIVDALQNGLFDPEPTPDQQQALARLEHLLALVEGWVDEVVTQATHDRMPAAVALAETMRRRRASGGPAEQTFASLVGLQLRPRRLRDAVNLWAAVRDRQGAEARDRFWQHPDVLPGPADLDDPLGFAEPRSTEDGADPFDDELRRLLDDDA from the coding sequence ATGTCAGACCATGACGCAGACCGCCCCGACGACTCCGGCGACGACACCCCGCAGAACCCTTTCGCGGGCACGCCGTTCGAGGCCCTCTTCTCGCAGTTCGGCATGCCCGGACAGTCCGGCGCAGCCGGCCCGTCCGGATTCCTGCCGAACGGTCCGTCCGGGGGTGCGGCACCCGACCTCAATGCCCTGATGGCCCAGGTCCAGCGGATGTTCCAGCCCCACGACGGCACGGTCGACGCCTCGGTCACGCTCGAGGTGGCTCGCCACACCACGGCGGGAGCCGGACCCGATCCGTCGCCCACCGCCGCCGAGCAGGCCGCCGTGGCCGACGCGGTGCAGCTCGCTGAGATGTGGCTCGACCACGCCACCGAGCTGCCGCGCGGCGCCACCACCGCGGCCCCGTGGAGCCGTGCGGAGTGGATCGAGCACACCGCCGACACGTGGCACACCCTGGCCGAGCCCGTCGCCGAGCACGTCGTCGAGGCGATGAGCCAGGCCATGCCCGACGAGATCAAGGCCATGGCTGGCCCCCTGATCGGCATGCTGTCGCAGGCCGGGAGCGCCATGTTCGCCCAGCAGCTCGGACGCGGCCTCGGTGAGCTCGCCGGCGAGGTGCTCAGCTCGACCGACATCGGACTCCCGCTCGGACCCACCGGCGTCGCCGCCGTGCTGCCGGCCAACCTCGCCGCGTTCGGCGACGGGCTCGAGCTGCGCACCTCGGACGTCCTGCTCTACGTCGTGCTCCGCGAGTGCGCCCACCACCGCCTGTTCGCGGCAGCACCGTGGCTCAAGGGCGCCCTCGTGACCGCCGTCGAGGAGTACGGCCGCGGCACCCGGATCGACCTGGAGGCCATCGAGCGTCGGGCCGCCGAGTTCGACCCGTCACGACCGCAGGAGATCGTCGACGCGCTGCAGAACGGCCTGTTCGACCCCGAGCCCACTCCCGACCAGCAGCAGGCGCTCGCACGGCTGGAGCACCTGCTGGCCCTCGTCGAGGGCTGGGTCGACGAGGTCGTCACGCAGGCCACGCACGACCGCATGCCGGCCGCCGTCGCGCTCGCCGAGACGATGCGTCGCCGTCGCGCCAGCGGCGGACCCGCGGAGCAGACCTTCGCCAGCCTCGTCGGGCTCCAGCTGCGGCCGCGGCGTCTGCGCGACGCCGTCAACCTCTGGGCGGCCGTGCGCGACCGTCAGGGCGCCGAGGCCCGCGACCGCTTCTGGCAGCACCCCGACGTGCTGCCCGGGCCTGCTGACCTCGACGACCCGCTGGGCTTCGCCGAGCCGCGCTCCACGGAGGACGGCGCCGACCCGTTCGACGACGAGCTGCGTCGCCTGCTCGACGACGACGCGTGA
- a CDS encoding NUDIX hydrolase, translating to MTEDLHADAVATLTAWRAPDHEQERLRQTYLAVLAERDDAMYRSSRPDHLTGSVLVFSADHRQVLLTLHGKAGLWLQTGGHCEETDTTLAGAARREGVEESGIDDLAIDPVPVLLSRHAVPFCVPGGHHLDVQLVAVAPQGATAVRSEESEDLRWFGVDDLPAATDDDVRRLVSAGGRRLRGNP from the coding sequence GTGACCGAGGACCTCCACGCCGACGCCGTCGCGACGCTCACGGCGTGGCGGGCCCCCGACCACGAGCAGGAGCGCCTCCGCCAGACCTACCTCGCGGTGCTGGCCGAGCGCGACGACGCGATGTACCGGTCGAGCCGCCCCGACCACCTGACGGGCAGCGTCCTGGTGTTCTCGGCCGACCACCGGCAGGTCCTGCTGACGTTGCACGGCAAGGCGGGTCTGTGGCTCCAGACCGGCGGCCACTGCGAGGAGACCGACACCACGCTCGCCGGTGCGGCCCGGCGCGAGGGCGTCGAGGAGTCCGGCATCGACGACCTCGCGATCGACCCCGTCCCGGTGCTCCTGTCCCGGCACGCGGTGCCGTTCTGCGTGCCGGGTGGGCACCACCTCGACGTGCAGCTCGTCGCGGTCGCGCCCCAGGGCGCCACGGCGGTGCGGTCCGAGGAGTCCGAGGACCTGCGCTGGTTCGGCGTCGACGACCTGCCCGCCGCCACCGACGACGACGTGCGACGCCTCGTCAGCGCTGGTGGGCGACGCCTTCGAGGAAACCCCTAG
- a CDS encoding M48 metallopeptidase family protein has protein sequence MEDVEIRRSARRRRTVQARREGDRLVVMVPAGLDPTEEQRLVDSLVAKVTAREQREVLSGDDLLGRAARLSARYLDGRARPSSVRWVTNQHARWGSCTPSTGEVRISHHVRDLPEWVVDYVLLHELVHLVVPGGHTPEFWQELGRFPRAERARGFLEGVAHQR, from the coding sequence GTGGAGGACGTGGAGATCCGGCGCTCGGCCCGCCGTCGGCGCACCGTGCAGGCGCGGCGCGAGGGGGACCGTCTCGTCGTCATGGTGCCCGCCGGGCTCGACCCCACCGAGGAGCAGCGGCTCGTCGACTCGCTCGTCGCCAAGGTCACCGCACGCGAGCAGCGAGAGGTCCTGAGCGGCGACGACCTCCTGGGTCGGGCGGCACGGTTGTCGGCGCGGTACCTCGACGGCCGGGCCCGACCCTCCTCGGTGCGCTGGGTCACCAACCAGCACGCCCGCTGGGGGTCGTGCACCCCGTCCACGGGCGAGGTCCGGATCTCGCACCACGTGCGCGACCTGCCGGAATGGGTCGTCGACTACGTCCTGCTCCACGAGCTCGTGCACCTCGTGGTGCCCGGCGGTCACACGCCCGAGTTCTGGCAGGAGCTCGGTCGCTTTCCGCGGGCCGAACGCGCTAGGGGTTTCCTCGAAGGCGTCGCCCACCAGCGCTGA
- a CDS encoding DUF5679 domain-containing protein, with translation MSETWSGEFYCVKCREKREASGSIEVNAKGTKLAKGVCPVCSTNLTRILGKA, from the coding sequence ATGTCGGAGACCTGGAGCGGTGAGTTCTACTGCGTGAAGTGCCGCGAGAAGCGCGAGGCCAGCGGCTCGATCGAGGTCAACGCGAAGGGCACCAAGCTCGCCAAGGGGGTCTGCCCGGTGTGCTCCACGAACCTGACCCGCATCCTGGGCAAGGCCTGA
- a CDS encoding ABC1 kinase family protein, which yields MAQGDDNDGRKKGVMPGSAFGRTARLAALPVGFAGRATLGVGKRMVGRPAQAVLTDVQRRTADQIFSVLGELKGGAMKFGQAMSVFEAALPDELAGPYREALTKLQDAAPAMPASTVHGVLQNELGDFWRDRFSSFDDTPVAAASIGQVHRAVWADGRDVAVKIQYPGAARALRADLRQIARLSRLFSVLAPGLDVKPLIAELQARVEEELDYSLEAASQTVFATAYAGDPVYAVPGVVAHTERVLVTEWLESTGSLAQVIASGTQQERDTHGEQFVRFLIGSPRRCGLLHADPHPGNFRTLADGRLGVVDFGAVARLEGGFPPAIGTLLRKAVSGDAEAVSQGLRDEGFIRAGVKIDPETLAAYVGPFFEPATVDEFSFSRAWLREQMTRVTAPGAEGMGTAMKVNLPPEYLLIHRVWTGAIGVLSQLEATAPFKQILEEELPGFADDVEQ from the coding sequence GTGGCACAGGGCGATGACAACGACGGCCGCAAGAAGGGCGTCATGCCGGGCAGCGCCTTCGGGCGCACCGCTCGCCTCGCCGCGCTGCCCGTGGGCTTCGCGGGGCGCGCCACCCTCGGTGTCGGCAAGCGCATGGTCGGCCGCCCGGCGCAGGCCGTGCTGACCGACGTCCAGCGTCGTACCGCCGACCAGATCTTCTCCGTCCTGGGCGAGCTCAAGGGCGGCGCGATGAAGTTCGGGCAGGCCATGAGCGTGTTCGAGGCGGCCCTGCCCGACGAGCTGGCCGGGCCCTATCGCGAGGCGCTCACCAAGCTGCAGGACGCCGCTCCCGCGATGCCGGCCTCCACGGTGCACGGAGTGCTCCAGAACGAGCTCGGCGACTTCTGGCGCGACCGGTTCAGCTCGTTCGACGACACGCCCGTCGCTGCGGCCTCGATCGGTCAGGTCCACCGCGCCGTGTGGGCCGACGGCCGCGACGTCGCCGTCAAGATCCAGTACCCCGGCGCCGCCCGTGCCCTCCGGGCCGACCTGCGGCAGATCGCGCGGCTGTCGCGCCTGTTCTCGGTCCTCGCCCCCGGTCTCGACGTCAAGCCCCTGATCGCCGAGCTGCAGGCGCGCGTCGAGGAGGAGCTCGACTACTCGCTCGAGGCCGCGTCCCAGACGGTCTTCGCCACCGCCTACGCCGGCGACCCCGTGTACGCCGTGCCCGGCGTCGTGGCCCACACCGAGCGGGTGCTGGTCACGGAGTGGCTCGAGAGCACCGGATCCCTGGCCCAGGTCATCGCGAGCGGGACCCAGCAGGAGCGCGACACCCACGGTGAGCAGTTCGTGCGGTTCCTGATCGGCAGCCCGCGCCGGTGCGGCCTGCTGCACGCCGACCCCCACCCCGGCAACTTCCGCACGTTGGCCGACGGGCGGCTCGGCGTCGTCGACTTCGGTGCCGTCGCGCGCCTCGAGGGCGGGTTCCCGCCCGCGATCGGCACCCTCCTGCGCAAGGCCGTGTCGGGCGACGCCGAGGCGGTGTCGCAGGGCCTGCGCGACGAAGGCTTCATCCGGGCCGGGGTGAAGATCGACCCCGAGACGCTCGCGGCCTACGTCGGACCGTTCTTCGAGCCCGCCACGGTCGACGAGTTCAGCTTCAGCCGCGCGTGGCTGCGGGAGCAGATGACTCGCGTCACGGCGCCGGGGGCCGAGGGCATGGGTACCGCGATGAAGGTCAACCTGCCGCCCGAGTACCTGTTGATCCACCGCGTCTGGACCGGGGCGATCGGGGTGCTGAGCCAGCTCGAGGCCACCGCGCCCTTCAAGCAGATCCTCGAGGAGGAGCTACCGGGCTTCGCCGACGATGTCGAGCAGTGA
- a CDS encoding ATP-dependent DNA helicase UvrD2, with the protein MSQPRPPASDSSQEPRISTTSHPLLDALDPEQREVAVALKGPVAVIAGAGTGKTRAITHRIAYGVDTGVYKPQEVLAVTFTTRAAGEMRGRLSQLGAPGVQARTFHSAALRQLRYFWPQFYGGDLPEIIGSKFALVAGAARRVGLRGDNAVIRDLASEIEWAKVSNVVPHDYTGRAAGRVVGDLDLGDVGATYAAYEEIKRERRVIDFEDILLFTASMLDSDERIAAQVRSQYRWFVVDEFQDVNPLQSTLLDLWLGGRSDVCVVGDPYQTIYTFAGASPAALRTFAGRFDDATRVELVRNYRSSPQIVAAANAVFSGSQRTGVTLQPQNPAGDPVDYTGYADEASMAEAVADEIVALNRRGVPYREAAVLFRINAQSEAFEEALGSRGVPFMLRGVEGFFQRAEVRQAVTLLRGAAAAADSGDLMGDVRAVLAGMGHPDEAPKGTGAARDRWESLHALTTMAADFVEADPQATVSALVADLERRAESAHAPTADGVTLATFHSAKGLEWDAVFCTGLHEGMLPIIHAQTPEAVEEERRLFYVGVTRARRHLYLTWATARTATARTKRNPTRFLDPLLPAGHAARASRSADRKVRTCPVCGQVLATSADRKRGRCADCPVTYDEELYERLRTWRTEVATDRKVPAYVVFNDNTLKLIAEVKPADGPALLRISGVGRRKLDEFGESLLDIVGEAR; encoded by the coding sequence TTGAGTCAACCACGCCCCCCAGCATCTGATTCCTCCCAGGAGCCTCGCATCAGCACGACGTCCCACCCCCTGCTCGACGCACTCGACCCCGAGCAGCGCGAGGTCGCGGTCGCCCTCAAGGGTCCCGTCGCCGTCATCGCCGGTGCAGGCACGGGCAAGACCCGGGCGATCACGCACCGCATCGCGTACGGCGTCGACACCGGCGTCTACAAGCCGCAGGAGGTCCTGGCGGTCACGTTCACCACCCGGGCCGCGGGGGAGATGCGCGGCCGGCTCTCGCAGCTCGGTGCGCCCGGCGTGCAGGCCCGCACGTTCCACTCGGCCGCGTTGCGGCAGCTGCGCTACTTCTGGCCGCAGTTCTACGGGGGCGACCTGCCGGAGATCATCGGCTCCAAGTTCGCCCTCGTGGCCGGCGCCGCTCGCCGCGTGGGGCTGCGCGGCGACAACGCCGTCATCCGTGACCTCGCCTCCGAGATCGAGTGGGCCAAGGTCAGCAACGTCGTGCCGCACGACTACACGGGCCGGGCGGCCGGCCGGGTGGTCGGCGACCTCGACCTGGGCGACGTGGGGGCCACCTACGCGGCGTACGAGGAGATCAAGCGCGAGCGCCGGGTCATCGACTTCGAGGACATCCTGCTCTTCACCGCCTCGATGCTCGACTCCGACGAACGCATCGCGGCTCAGGTCCGGAGCCAGTACCGCTGGTTCGTGGTCGACGAGTTCCAGGACGTCAACCCATTGCAGTCCACGCTGCTCGACCTCTGGCTCGGCGGTCGCTCCGACGTCTGCGTCGTGGGCGACCCGTACCAGACCATCTACACGTTCGCGGGGGCGTCGCCGGCCGCCCTGCGCACCTTCGCCGGCCGGTTCGACGACGCCACCCGGGTCGAGCTGGTGCGCAACTATCGGTCGTCGCCGCAGATCGTGGCCGCGGCCAACGCGGTGTTCAGTGGGTCGCAGCGCACGGGCGTCACGCTCCAGCCGCAGAACCCGGCCGGTGACCCGGTCGACTACACGGGCTACGCCGACGAGGCCTCGATGGCCGAGGCCGTGGCCGACGAGATCGTGGCGCTCAACCGTCGCGGGGTCCCGTACCGCGAGGCCGCCGTCCTGTTCCGCATCAACGCGCAGTCGGAGGCCTTCGAGGAGGCGCTCGGCTCGCGCGGCGTCCCGTTCATGCTCCGAGGTGTCGAGGGCTTCTTCCAGCGGGCCGAGGTGCGCCAGGCCGTCACGCTCCTGCGCGGCGCCGCGGCGGCGGCCGACTCCGGTGACCTCATGGGCGACGTCCGCGCGGTCCTGGCCGGGATGGGCCATCCCGACGAGGCCCCCAAGGGCACCGGTGCCGCTCGCGACCGGTGGGAGTCGCTGCACGCGCTCACCACGATGGCGGCCGACTTCGTCGAGGCCGACCCCCAGGCCACCGTGTCCGCCCTGGTCGCCGATCTCGAGCGACGCGCGGAGTCGGCGCACGCCCCCACGGCCGACGGCGTCACCCTGGCCACGTTCCACTCGGCGAAGGGCCTGGAGTGGGACGCCGTGTTCTGCACGGGCCTGCACGAGGGCATGCTGCCGATCATCCACGCGCAGACCCCTGAGGCCGTCGAGGAGGAGCGCCGGCTGTTCTACGTCGGCGTCACGCGCGCCAGGCGCCACCTGTACCTGACCTGGGCCACGGCCCGCACGGCCACGGCCCGCACCAAGCGCAACCCCACCCGCTTCCTCGACCCGCTGCTGCCGGCCGGTCATGCGGCCCGCGCCAGTCGTAGCGCCGACCGCAAGGTGCGCACGTGCCCGGTGTGCGGCCAGGTGCTCGCGACGTCGGCCGACCGCAAGCGCGGACGCTGCGCCGACTGCCCCGTCACCTACGACGAGGAGCTGTACGAGCGCCTGCGCACATGGCGCACCGAGGTCGCCACCGACCGGAAGGTGCCGGCCTACGTCGTGTTCAACGACAACACGCTGAAGCTGATCGCGGAGGTCAAGCCCGCCGACGGGCCCGCGCTGCTGCGCATCAGCGGTGTCGGACGACGCAAGCTCGACGAGTTCGGCGAGTCACTGCTCGACATCGTCGGCGAAGCCCGGTAG
- a CDS encoding mycoredoxin gives MSETFTMYSTPWCGYCHRLKGQLKREGITFDEVDIEQVPEAAKLVEKANNGNQTVPTLVFADGSALTNPSVAQVKAQLALA, from the coding sequence ATGAGTGAGACGTTCACGATGTACAGCACCCCGTGGTGCGGCTACTGCCACCGGCTCAAGGGCCAGCTCAAGCGCGAGGGCATCACGTTCGACGAGGTCGACATCGAGCAGGTCCCCGAGGCCGCGAAGCTCGTCGAGAAGGCCAACAACGGCAACCAGACGGTGCCGACCCTGGTCTTCGCCGACGGCAGCGCGCTGACCAACCCGTCGGTCGCCCAGGTCAAGGCCCAGCTGGCGCTCGCCTGA
- a CDS encoding DUF4097 family beta strand repeat-containing protein, with amino-acid sequence MSTFDPVEPEIDDLTDPRSPLSRTLITVAATAVVVLLVVGLVLGVGRLTRTTETTAETFTADPTQPLRFVVENLDVRVVPASADDITVDAEVVGGWLGTDYETEQTGGDILLTASCQPLLIPGCGGSVTIGVPAGAQFELQASGQDVDLAGIDGVATIRTGSGDVTGSDLVMVDLGVTTSSGDVDLAFAQQPLGLKTTTDSGDVDVVVPAGDVTYDVVTVADSGDVESDLEPGGDGSEGFIAIETDSGDVTLEER; translated from the coding sequence GTGAGCACGTTCGACCCGGTCGAGCCCGAGATCGACGACCTGACCGACCCGCGGTCGCCGCTGTCGCGCACGCTCATCACGGTGGCCGCCACGGCGGTCGTGGTGCTGCTGGTCGTCGGTCTCGTCCTGGGCGTCGGTCGCCTCACGCGCACCACCGAGACGACGGCCGAGACCTTCACGGCCGATCCGACGCAACCGTTGCGGTTCGTCGTCGAGAACCTCGACGTCCGCGTGGTCCCGGCGTCCGCCGACGACATCACGGTCGACGCCGAGGTCGTCGGCGGCTGGCTCGGCACCGACTACGAGACCGAGCAGACCGGCGGCGACATCCTGCTGACGGCCAGCTGCCAGCCGCTGCTGATCCCGGGGTGCGGGGGCAGCGTCACGATCGGCGTGCCGGCCGGCGCGCAGTTCGAGCTGCAGGCCTCCGGCCAGGACGTCGACCTCGCCGGCATCGACGGCGTCGCGACGATTCGCACCGGTTCGGGCGACGTCACCGGCAGCGACCTGGTCATGGTCGACCTGGGCGTCACGACGAGCTCCGGCGACGTCGACCTCGCGTTCGCGCAGCAGCCGCTCGGCCTCAAGACCACCACCGACTCCGGCGACGTCGACGTCGTGGTCCCGGCCGGCGACGTGACCTACGACGTGGTCACCGTGGCCGACTCCGGCGACGTCGAGTCCGACCTCGAGCCGGGCGGCGACGGCTCCGAGGGGTTCATCGCGATCGAGACCGACTCCGGAGACGTGACCCTCGAGGAGCGCTAA
- a CDS encoding glycerol-3-phosphate dehydrogenase/oxidase, producing the protein MRSVALSPRLRQASLDAMGTQHLDVLVIGGGVVGTGAALDAATRGLSVGLVEARDFASGTSSRSSKLIHGGLRYLEMLDFRLVAEALAERSLLIEKLAPHLVKPVPFLYPLTHRVWERFYAGSGVLLYDTMARLSGRSRGVPHHTHLTRRGARRIMPALRKDALVGALHYYDGQVDDARHTMMIARTAAAYGAHVATRARVVDLLREGGRVVGARVADLETGHQIDVRARQVVNATGVWTDETQSFAGERGQFHVRASKGIHLVVPRDRIRGESGLILRTETSVLFVIPWGRHWMIGTTDTDWSLSKDHPAASRSDIDYLLDHVNAVLVEPLTHDDVEGVFAGLRPLLAGESDATSKLSREHAVSTSTQGLVVIAGGKYTTYRIMAKDAIDAAVHAMSADLDRKVPPSCTEDVPLLGADGYEAMWNQRHQLAGSSGLSVGRIEHLLDRYGSLTLELLDLVRKYPDLGDPLGGADDYLRAEVVYGTTHEGARHLDDMIARRTRISFETFDRGTDVAVEVADLMGRTLGWSKSQRSREVEHYLKRVEAERESQTMPDDETADAARMGAPDVVPVQVTAAEKTERPEKVSRRSKAPTPEVRSEPQVAGPEGSA; encoded by the coding sequence ATGCGATCGGTAGCGCTGTCTCCCCGTCTCCGCCAGGCCTCGCTCGACGCGATGGGCACCCAGCACCTCGACGTGCTGGTGATCGGTGGCGGGGTCGTGGGCACGGGCGCCGCGCTCGACGCGGCCACCCGCGGTCTCTCGGTGGGACTGGTCGAGGCGCGCGACTTCGCATCGGGCACGTCGAGTCGCTCGAGCAAGCTGATCCACGGCGGCCTCCGGTACCTCGAGATGCTCGACTTCCGCCTGGTCGCGGAGGCCCTGGCCGAGCGCAGCCTGCTGATCGAGAAGCTCGCCCCCCACCTCGTGAAGCCGGTGCCGTTCCTCTACCCGCTCACGCACCGCGTGTGGGAGCGCTTCTACGCCGGCTCCGGCGTCCTGCTGTACGACACGATGGCGCGCCTGTCGGGGCGGTCGCGCGGCGTCCCGCACCACACGCACCTGACCCGTCGGGGGGCGCGCAGGATCATGCCGGCGCTCCGCAAGGACGCGCTGGTCGGTGCGCTGCACTACTACGACGGGCAGGTCGACGACGCCCGCCACACCATGATGATCGCCCGCACCGCGGCGGCCTACGGCGCGCACGTCGCCACGCGGGCGCGCGTGGTCGACCTGCTGCGTGAGGGCGGCCGCGTCGTCGGCGCCCGCGTCGCCGACCTCGAGACGGGCCATCAGATCGACGTCCGCGCGCGTCAGGTCGTCAACGCCACGGGCGTCTGGACCGATGAGACGCAGTCGTTCGCGGGCGAGCGCGGGCAGTTCCACGTCCGCGCGTCGAAGGGCATCCACCTCGTCGTCCCCCGTGACCGGATCCGCGGCGAGTCCGGCCTGATCCTGCGGACCGAGACGTCGGTCCTGTTCGTCATCCCGTGGGGACGCCACTGGATGATCGGCACGACCGACACCGACTGGTCGCTCAGCAAGGACCATCCGGCCGCCAGCCGCAGCGACATCGACTACCTGCTCGACCACGTCAACGCCGTGCTCGTCGAGCCGCTCACGCACGATGACGTCGAGGGTGTCTTCGCGGGCCTCCGGCCGCTGCTGGCGGGGGAGTCCGACGCCACGAGCAAGCTGTCGCGCGAGCACGCCGTCTCCACCAGCACCCAGGGCCTCGTGGTCATCGCGGGCGGCAAGTACACGACGTACCGGATCATGGCCAAGGACGCGATCGACGCGGCGGTGCACGCCATGAGCGCCGACCTGGACCGCAAGGTGCCGCCGTCGTGCACCGAGGACGTCCCGCTGCTCGGCGCCGACGGGTACGAGGCGATGTGGAACCAGCGGCACCAGCTCGCCGGCTCCTCGGGCCTCAGCGTCGGGCGCATCGAGCACCTGCTCGACCGCTACGGATCGTTGACGCTCGAGCTGCTGGACCTCGTGCGGAAGTACCCCGACCTCGGCGATCCCCTCGGTGGCGCCGACGACTACCTGCGCGCCGAGGTCGTGTACGGCACGACGCACGAGGGCGCCCGCCACCTGGACGACATGATTGCGCGGCGCACCCGGATCTCCTTCGAGACCTTCGACCGGGGCACCGACGTCGCGGTCGAGGTCGCCGATCTCATGGGGCGCACGTTGGGGTGGAGCAAGTCGCAGCGCAGCCGTGAGGTCGAGCACTACCTGAAGCGGGTCGAGGCCGAGCGCGAGAGCCAGACGATGCCCGACGACGAGACCGCAGATGCCGCCCGGATGGGTGCGCCGGACGTCGTTCCGGTCCAGGTGACCGCGGCCGAGAAGACGGAGCGGCCCGAGAAGGTGTCCCGACGCTCGAAGGCACCGACGCCCGAGGTCCGCTCGGAGCCCCAGGTCGCGGGTCCTGAGGGCTCGGCGTGA